A genome region from Flavobacterium sp. CFS9 includes the following:
- a CDS encoding PD-(D/E)XK motif protein yields MDIKNLQSKWAIITNKEITRGYKSVILAPECKSDLYLGINKDANRCLILALPKNHNVNFKATIKENLSIEFFTETNYIVLKLIDNSFYELFDDLIISMYNRIKDLLDVNDYSKEFIQTFYKWSEFFNDTNLFLLSSANIQGLFGELFLLQSYIDNMELPNVNDILNSWTGPFDKRHDFTFDQKDIEVKTKTESKLDITISSEYQLETNLDKQLNLVVISIIENEGHSLQFLIEEIKKKIQIKSGDYTLLLKALNLKGIDLKNAGLYNNYLFKPISQITYNCTSFDFPKIVRSNLSKEVSKVKYNLRISALNNFVISELYF; encoded by the coding sequence ATGGATATCAAAAATCTACAATCAAAGTGGGCCATCATTACTAATAAAGAAATAACTAGAGGTTATAAATCAGTAATATTGGCTCCAGAATGTAAATCAGATTTATATTTAGGAATAAATAAGGATGCAAATAGGTGTTTAATTTTAGCATTGCCAAAAAATCATAATGTCAATTTTAAAGCAACCATAAAAGAAAACTTATCGATAGAATTTTTTACTGAAACTAATTACATTGTTCTAAAATTAATTGATAATAGTTTTTATGAACTTTTTGACGATTTGATTATATCAATGTATAACCGAATTAAAGATTTATTAGATGTCAATGATTATTCGAAAGAATTCATTCAAACTTTTTACAAATGGAGTGAATTTTTTAATGATACCAATTTATTTCTACTTTCTTCCGCAAATATACAAGGCCTATTTGGCGAGTTATTTTTGTTACAATCTTATATTGATAATATGGAGTTGCCTAATGTAAATGACATTTTAAATAGTTGGACCGGCCCTTTTGATAAAAGGCATGATTTTACTTTCGATCAAAAAGATATTGAAGTTAAGACGAAAACTGAATCTAAATTAGATATTACCATATCAAGCGAATATCAACTCGAAACAAATTTAGATAAACAATTAAACTTAGTTGTAATTTCTATAATTGAAAATGAGGGACATTCTTTGCAATTTCTCATAGAAGAAATCAAAAAGAAGATCCAAATTAAATCAGGTGATTATACATTATTATTAAAAGCATTGAATCTTAAAGGTATTGATTTAAAAAATGCAGGCCTTTATAATAACTATCTATTTAAACCAATTAGCCAAATTACTTATAATTGTACAAGTTTCGATTTTCCAAAGATTGTAAGATCGAACCTCTCAAAAGAAGTAAGTAAAGTAAAATATAATTTAAGAATCAGTGCATTAAATAATTTCGTAATCTCAGAATTATACTTTTAA